One genomic region from Natronomonas salsuginis encodes:
- the eif1A gene encoding translation initiation factor eIF-1A, with translation MSEESGRRNLRMPNDNELFAVVTQHDGGNHVRVQCEDGKSRMGRIPGRMKYRVWIEEGDTVLVEPWDWQDEKANIEWRYDSQDAEQLRREGHID, from the coding sequence GTGAGTGAAGAAAGCGGGCGTCGAAACCTACGGATGCCCAACGACAACGAGCTGTTCGCCGTGGTGACCCAACACGACGGTGGGAACCACGTTCGCGTCCAGTGTGAGGACGGCAAGAGCCGCATGGGCCGGATCCCCGGTCGCATGAAGTACCGCGTCTGGATCGAGGAGGGCGACACCGTCCTCGTCGAACCGTGGGACTGGCAGGACGAGAAGGCCAACATCGAGTGGCGCTACGACAGCCAGGACGCGGAGCAGCTGCGACGCGAAGGCCACATCGACTGA
- a CDS encoding redox-regulated ATPase YchF: MSYTIGLVGKPSVGKSTFFNAATMNDVPEGAYPFTTIDPSIGEAYVRVECAAPEFDHTCTPNHGYCAEGVRFVPTKLVDVAGLVPGAHEGKGLGNQFLTDLNEADVLIHVVDFTGRTDLEGEPTTGHDPRDDIDFLEAELDMWYLDILKKGIERYRSGYAGEEKQIEADLAEQMSAFGISEDELKQVILALGLDLDPETWDDDDREALAREIRIRTKPMVIGANKADAEAARENYAEITDDPDYEHLTFVPVSAHAEKALKKGDEAGVLDYRPGDAEFEILGELPEEKRAGLDQIEDFLGEFGETGVQRAIETALFEELGAIAVFPGARKPQNDGSFLQDCFVFPGGSTAEEFAYYLHTDIGEGFLHAHDVRSGRQIGADTELSHRDVIEITTTN, translated from the coding sequence ATGAGTTACACGATCGGACTGGTCGGGAAACCCTCCGTCGGCAAGTCCACCTTCTTCAATGCGGCGACGATGAACGACGTGCCCGAGGGCGCGTACCCGTTCACGACGATCGACCCCTCAATCGGCGAGGCGTACGTCCGCGTCGAGTGTGCGGCCCCGGAGTTCGATCACACCTGCACGCCGAACCACGGCTACTGCGCCGAGGGCGTCCGATTCGTTCCGACGAAGCTCGTCGACGTCGCGGGGCTCGTCCCCGGTGCGCACGAGGGAAAAGGGCTCGGCAATCAGTTCCTGACCGATCTCAACGAGGCCGACGTGTTGATCCACGTGGTCGATTTCACCGGCCGGACCGATCTCGAGGGCGAGCCGACGACAGGACATGACCCCCGCGACGACATCGACTTTCTAGAGGCCGAACTCGACATGTGGTATCTCGATATCCTAAAAAAGGGGATCGAGCGCTACCGGTCGGGCTACGCGGGCGAGGAGAAGCAAATCGAGGCCGATCTCGCCGAACAGATGTCCGCGTTCGGCATCTCCGAGGACGAACTCAAGCAGGTTATCCTCGCGCTCGGACTCGACCTCGACCCCGAAACGTGGGACGACGACGACCGCGAGGCGTTGGCCCGCGAGATCCGGATTCGGACCAAACCGATGGTGATCGGCGCCAACAAGGCCGACGCCGAGGCCGCTCGGGAGAACTACGCCGAGATCACCGACGATCCCGACTACGAGCACCTGACGTTCGTGCCCGTCTCCGCCCACGCCGAGAAGGCGCTCAAGAAGGGCGACGAGGCCGGCGTCCTCGACTACCGCCCCGGCGACGCCGAGTTCGAGATTCTCGGGGAGCTCCCCGAAGAGAAACGTGCGGGGCTCGACCAAATCGAGGACTTCCTCGGCGAGTTCGGCGAGACGGGCGTTCAGCGCGCCATCGAGACGGCGCTGTTTGAGGAACTGGGCGCGATCGCGGTGTTCCCTGGTGCGCGAAAACCGCAGAACGACGGCAGCTTCTTACAGGACTGCTTCGTCTTCCCCGGCGGATCGACCGCCGAGGAGTTCGCCTACTACCTCCACACGGACATCGGTGAGGGCTTCCTGCACGCCCACGACGTTCGCTCCGGACGGCAGATCGGCGCCGACACCGAGTTGTCCCACCGCGACGTGATCGAGATCACGACGACGAACTGA
- a CDS encoding MBL fold metallo-hydrolase, with translation MPVTRALDDIHTVDPLLDGMAGGLSVYLIDAPEPTLIDTGTADSVEAIYDALDAVGIDRDEVEHVLVSHIHLDHAGGAGHLAVELPNATFYIHEYGFDFLTASDDFERLKSSVDRVMGEENAYGEPELLDPDRCRAVEGGDTVDIGDRELELIYAPGHASTHYAVFDPATEGLFTIDSAGMYFEGALRPTTPPPEFDLETMLDTVDRLRAYDPARIFYGHFGPGSRDAVRELDRYERLLPEWVDTVRELRAEHGNDAAAIAGSLGDEWQSFSVELDVEGVLHYLDRE, from the coding sequence ATGCCAGTCACGCGCGCACTCGACGACATCCACACCGTCGATCCGCTCCTCGATGGGATGGCCGGCGGCCTCTCGGTGTACCTCATCGACGCTCCCGAACCGACGCTGATCGACACCGGGACGGCGGACTCCGTGGAGGCGATCTACGACGCGCTCGACGCCGTCGGGATCGACCGAGACGAGGTCGAACACGTGCTCGTCTCCCACATTCACCTCGACCACGCCGGCGGTGCCGGACACCTCGCTGTCGAACTTCCCAACGCGACGTTTTATATCCACGAGTACGGCTTCGATTTCCTGACTGCCTCCGACGACTTCGAGCGACTCAAATCGAGCGTCGACCGGGTGATGGGCGAGGAGAACGCCTACGGCGAACCCGAACTCCTCGACCCCGATCGCTGTCGCGCCGTTGAGGGCGGCGACACTGTCGATATCGGCGACCGGGAACTCGAACTGATCTACGCACCCGGCCACGCGTCGACGCACTACGCCGTCTTCGATCCAGCGACCGAAGGCCTCTTTACCATCGATTCAGCGGGGATGTACTTCGAGGGCGCGCTCCGCCCGACGACGCCGCCGCCGGAGTTCGACCTCGAAACGATGCTTGACACCGTCGATCGGCTCCGCGCGTACGACCCCGCGCGGATTTTTTACGGCCACTTCGGCCCCGGAAGCCGCGACGCAGTCCGCGAGCTCGATCGGTACGAACGGCTCCTCCCCGAGTGGGTGGATACCGTCCGCGAACTGCGCGCCGAACACGGTAACGATGCGGCCGCGATCGCCGGCTCGCTTGGAGACGAATGGCAGAGCTTCTCCGTCGAACTCGACGTCGAAGGTGTGCTCCACTATCTCGACCGGGAGTAG
- a CDS encoding phosphoglycolate phosphatase, whose translation MVPPLAADIDGTLTRPDKSIDPRVFDPIRKWEAPVVIATGKSFPYPVGLCEFFGIPLNVIAENGGAVYVESVDEVLYNGDPEGSRAVERAYLDAGYELGWGAVDPVNRWRETELAVARDQPLEPLVEIADEHGMVVVDTGYAYHVKAPDVDKASGLETAAAALGYDPEAFVAVGDSENDAELFELVGRSFAVENADETAKRTADGVTEGAFADGFLQALDRVRESDT comes from the coding sequence ATGGTTCCGCCGCTCGCCGCCGACATCGACGGCACGCTGACGCGCCCCGACAAATCGATCGACCCTCGCGTGTTCGACCCGATTCGGAAGTGGGAGGCCCCGGTCGTCATCGCGACCGGGAAGTCGTTTCCGTATCCCGTGGGACTGTGTGAGTTCTTCGGGATCCCTCTGAACGTCATCGCGGAGAACGGCGGCGCGGTCTACGTCGAATCCGTCGATGAAGTGCTCTACAACGGCGATCCGGAGGGTTCGCGGGCCGTCGAGCGCGCGTATCTCGACGCCGGCTACGAGCTCGGCTGGGGTGCCGTCGATCCGGTCAACAGGTGGCGCGAGACCGAACTGGCCGTCGCCCGCGACCAACCGCTCGAACCGCTCGTCGAGATTGCGGACGAACACGGGATGGTTGTCGTGGACACGGGGTACGCCTACCACGTCAAGGCGCCCGATGTCGACAAGGCGAGCGGCCTCGAAACCGCGGCCGCGGCGCTCGGGTACGACCCGGAGGCGTTCGTCGCGGTCGGCGACTCCGAAAACGACGCCGAACTGTTCGAGCTCGTGGGACGGTCCTTCGCCGTCGAAAACGCCGACGAGACGGCGAAACGGACGGCGGACGGCGTCACCGAGGGCGCATTCGCCGACGGCTTTTTGCAGGCGCTCGATCGGGTGCGCGAATCGGATACGTAG
- a CDS encoding GTPBP1 family GTP-binding protein, with product MSADRAALRRALNRGEREGGSVEFKERLTRTTHLAEGRLESLVAQLRHRILSGDGEATYVVGVTDNGGIAGISPPAFSESMDVLSLLADEAGAHIDDVETWGVDGEDATDADGLVGVATLREGSVLEADDDHIVVGTAGHVDHGKSTLVGSLVTGSADDGQGGTRSFLDVRPHEMERGLSADLSYGVYGFDDDGPVRMDNPHRKSDRARIVETADRLVSFVDTVGHEPWLRTTIRGLVGQKLDYGLLVVAADDGPTRTTREHLGILLATELPTIVAITKADMVSETRTDEVKREVEQLLRDADRTPLPVERHGITAAIDEISERVVPIVSTSAVTQTGLDVLDELFEQLPKTGAEAGEFSMYVDRTYNVTGVGAVASGTIRSGRVEAGDELLVGPFADGTFRPVEVRSIEMHYHRVDEAAAGQIVGLALKGIAETDLERGMVLLPRTAEPNAVREFEAEVMVLNHPTRIDDGYEPVIHLETVSETASIHPEGGQLLPGDTGVARVRFKFRPYAIEAGQRFVFREGRSKGVGTVTEITGVE from the coding sequence ATGAGCGCCGACCGGGCCGCACTCCGACGCGCCCTCAACCGGGGCGAGCGGGAGGGCGGCAGCGTCGAATTCAAAGAACGGCTCACCCGAACGACCCACCTCGCTGAGGGCCGCTTGGAATCGCTCGTTGCCCAGCTTCGCCACCGGATCCTCTCGGGCGACGGCGAGGCGACGTACGTCGTCGGCGTCACCGACAACGGCGGTATCGCCGGCATCTCACCGCCCGCCTTTTCCGAGTCAATGGACGTCCTCTCGCTTTTGGCCGACGAGGCGGGCGCACACATCGACGACGTCGAGACGTGGGGCGTCGACGGCGAGGACGCGACGGACGCGGATGGGCTCGTCGGCGTCGCGACCCTCCGCGAGGGATCCGTTCTCGAAGCCGACGACGACCACATCGTCGTCGGGACGGCCGGCCACGTCGATCACGGCAAATCGACGCTCGTCGGCTCGCTCGTGACCGGCTCGGCGGACGACGGCCAGGGCGGCACCCGGAGCTTCCTGGACGTTCGCCCACACGAGATGGAGCGGGGGCTCTCGGCGGACCTCTCCTACGGCGTCTACGGGTTCGACGACGACGGCCCGGTGCGGATGGACAATCCACACCGGAAATCCGACCGAGCGAGGATCGTCGAGACGGCGGATCGACTCGTTTCCTTCGTCGACACGGTCGGCCACGAACCGTGGCTCCGGACGACGATCCGAGGACTCGTCGGGCAGAAGCTCGACTACGGCCTCCTCGTCGTCGCGGCTGACGACGGCCCGACCCGGACGACACGCGAACACCTCGGCATCCTGCTGGCGACGGAGCTACCGACGATCGTGGCGATCACGAAGGCCGACATGGTGTCGGAGACGCGTACCGACGAGGTCAAACGCGAGGTCGAACAGCTCCTCAGAGACGCCGACCGGACGCCACTACCGGTCGAACGCCACGGGATTACGGCGGCGATCGACGAGATCAGCGAGCGGGTCGTCCCGATCGTGTCCACGAGCGCAGTGACACAGACCGGCCTCGACGTGCTCGACGAACTGTTCGAGCAGCTCCCGAAAACCGGCGCGGAGGCGGGCGAGTTCTCCATGTACGTCGATCGGACCTACAACGTGACTGGCGTCGGCGCGGTCGCATCCGGGACGATCCGCTCCGGACGCGTCGAGGCTGGCGACGAACTCTTGGTCGGGCCGTTCGCCGACGGAACGTTCCGCCCCGTCGAGGTCCGCTCGATCGAGATGCACTATCACCGCGTCGACGAGGCCGCCGCGGGCCAGATCGTCGGGCTCGCGCTGAAGGGGATCGCGGAGACAGATCTCGAGCGCGGGATGGTACTCCTCCCCCGGACGGCGGAACCCAACGCAGTCCGTGAGTTCGAGGCCGAGGTGATGGTGTTGAACCACCCGACGCGGATCGACGATGGGTACGAGCCGGTCATCCACCTCGAAACCGTGAGCGAGACCGCATCGATCCACCCCGAGGGTGGACAGCTCCTTCCGGGCGACACGGGCGTGGCGCGCGTCCGGTTCAAGTTCCGCCCCTACGCGATCGAGGCGGGCCAG